In the genome of Cutibacterium equinum, one region contains:
- the efp gene encoding elongation factor P encodes MVISTNDIKNGTVLNLDGQLWTVIWFQHHKPGKGNTVVRTKLKHVLSGKVVDKTFNSDVKIESAEVDRRDMQYLYQDGDAYVFMDETTYEQLPISSEVVGDAKDFMLENQTATVALHEGNPLYIDLPASVELEITYTEPGLQGDRSTGGTKPATLETGREIQVPLFITTGEKVKVDTRSGDYLGRISDK; translated from the coding sequence GTGGTTATCTCCACCAATGACATCAAGAACGGCACCGTTCTCAACCTCGACGGCCAGCTGTGGACGGTCATCTGGTTTCAGCACCACAAGCCGGGTAAGGGCAACACCGTCGTTCGTACCAAGCTCAAGCACGTCCTGAGCGGCAAGGTCGTGGACAAGACCTTCAACTCCGACGTCAAGATCGAGTCGGCCGAGGTTGATCGTCGCGACATGCAGTACCTGTACCAGGACGGCGATGCCTACGTCTTCATGGACGAGACCACCTACGAGCAGCTGCCGATTTCCTCCGAGGTCGTCGGAGACGCCAAGGACTTCATGCTCGAGAACCAAACCGCCACTGTCGCCCTTCATGAGGGCAACCCGCTGTACATCGACCTGCCCGCCTCGGTCGAGCTCGAGATCACCTACACCGAGCCGGGTCTGCAGGGTGACCGTTCCACCGGTGGCACCAAGCCCGCCACCCTCGAGACCGGTCGCGAGATCCAGGTTCCGCTCTTCATCACCACTGGTGAGAAGGTCAAGGTTGATACCCGCTCGGGCGACTACCTCGGTCGTATTTCCGACAAGTGA
- the nusB gene encoding transcription antitermination factor NusB, which yields MSTNTTPTPDDEGPIERIGELEVKRVSGDIQKHADLSTRSKARKQALDILFEADLMGTDPLDVLAARPDVFTNPVRPFAADLVRGVTASQAGLDSVLADCLAAGWTLARMPRVDRVLARLGAFEILHTDTPNPAVISEAIELSEEFSTDDSAPFLSGVLNAVIAHGPARVAEVSSADGVSAEVAEDGENTSEKSDDTDSVASKGIPDPDPLSHESDNVGMTTGNGVESPKPVDGAGLKAEEPPTSKDHKLGKDLDKSDPSRDQED from the coding sequence GTGAGTACCAACACCACTCCCACGCCTGACGACGAGGGGCCCATCGAGAGGATCGGGGAGCTTGAGGTCAAGCGCGTCAGCGGAGACATCCAGAAACACGCTGACCTCTCGACTCGGTCCAAGGCTCGCAAACAAGCCCTCGACATTCTCTTCGAGGCTGACCTCATGGGCACCGACCCCTTGGACGTGTTGGCTGCTCGCCCCGACGTCTTCACCAATCCGGTGCGCCCGTTCGCGGCTGATCTGGTTCGCGGGGTAACCGCATCTCAGGCTGGCCTGGACTCAGTTCTTGCTGACTGCCTGGCGGCGGGCTGGACGCTGGCTCGGATGCCGCGCGTCGATCGCGTTCTTGCTCGTCTGGGCGCCTTCGAGATTCTGCACACGGACACCCCGAACCCGGCCGTCATCTCCGAGGCCATCGAGTTGAGTGAGGAATTCTCCACTGACGACTCGGCGCCCTTCCTCAGTGGCGTGCTGAACGCTGTCATCGCCCACGGTCCAGCTCGGGTGGCGGAGGTGTCGTCTGCTGACGGCGTCTCAGCGGAGGTTGCCGAGGATGGCGAGAACACCTCCGAAAAGTCAGACGACACTGATTCTGTGGCCTCAAAGGGCATCCCGGACCCCGATCCGCTCTCTCATGAGTCCGACAATGTGGGGATGACTACCGGAAACGGTGTAGAGTCCCCGAAACCCGTTGATGGGGCGGGTCTGAAAGCCGAAGAACCTCCGACGTCCAAAGATCACAAATTGGGCAAGGATCTCGACAAATCAGACCCAAGCCGCGACCAAGAAGACTAG
- the mihF gene encoding integration host factor, actinobacterial type, which translates to MSIPTLSPEQLSAARDAATRARRVRADFKAKVRAGDLSLSEALDEAAKDDVLAHVKVVDLLKALPRVGEKRAAEIMERLEIAPNRRIRGLGRHQIAGLRAEFDCHS; encoded by the coding sequence GTGTCCATACCCACTCTTTCACCAGAACAGCTTTCGGCTGCTCGTGACGCAGCGACGCGCGCGAGGCGAGTCCGAGCTGACTTCAAGGCAAAGGTTCGCGCCGGTGACCTGTCGTTGTCCGAGGCCTTGGACGAGGCCGCCAAGGATGATGTGCTCGCTCACGTCAAGGTTGTTGACCTGCTGAAGGCCCTTCCGCGCGTCGGTGAGAAGCGCGCTGCCGAGATCATGGAGCGTCTCGAGATTGCCCCGAATCGTCGTATTCGTGGCCTGGGACGACACCAGATCGCCGGTCTACGTGCTGAGTTTGACTGTCATTCCTGA
- the gmk gene encoding guanylate kinase has product MSTDPVIPQARGLQHNDPVKVAVVSGPTAVGKGTVVGALLRRHPEIVVSRSVTTRPPRPTERDGIDYDFVTPEQFDALVDGDGLLEWAIVHNSYRYGTPRKPVEQAVADDRTVILEIDLQGARQVRETYPQATQIFLAPPSWSELVHRLVGRGTETPQQQERRLQTARVELANAHEFDAVVVNDTVDHAVASLVELLGL; this is encoded by the coding sequence ATGAGCACCGACCCCGTCATCCCACAGGCCCGTGGCCTTCAACACAACGACCCCGTCAAGGTGGCCGTCGTTTCTGGGCCAACGGCCGTTGGCAAGGGCACGGTGGTCGGCGCACTGTTGCGCCGCCACCCTGAGATCGTGGTCTCGAGGTCGGTGACGACTCGCCCGCCTCGTCCCACCGAACGCGACGGTATCGATTACGACTTCGTGACCCCGGAGCAGTTCGATGCCCTTGTCGACGGTGACGGGTTGCTGGAGTGGGCCATCGTCCACAACAGCTATCGCTACGGCACGCCACGCAAACCCGTCGAACAAGCGGTTGCAGATGATCGCACCGTCATTCTTGAGATCGATCTCCAAGGTGCCCGCCAGGTCCGCGAGACCTATCCGCAGGCCACTCAGATCTTCCTCGCTCCGCCATCGTGGTCCGAGCTCGTGCACCGTCTCGTCGGCCGAGGCACCGAGACTCCCCAACAGCAGGAGCGTCGATTGCAGACGGCTCGCGTGGAGCTGGCGAACGCCCATGAGTTCGACGCCGTTGTCGTCAACGACACTGTGGACCATGCCGTCGCATCTCTGGTAGAGTTGTTGGGTCTATGA
- the rpoZ gene encoding DNA-directed RNA polymerase subunit omega gives MTETTPEGIVNPPIDQLLEHVDSKYRLVLFAAKRARQINAYYSQLAEGLLENVGPLVETTNQEKPISIAMREIQAGVVEAHEMDSEEIAAQAAAAHEAPAIELDDPFADLADPTD, from the coding sequence TTGACCGAGACCACGCCTGAAGGCATCGTCAACCCGCCCATCGACCAGCTCCTCGAGCACGTCGACTCGAAGTACCGCCTCGTTCTTTTTGCCGCGAAGCGCGCCCGTCAGATCAATGCGTACTACTCGCAGTTGGCGGAGGGTCTGCTGGAGAACGTCGGCCCGCTGGTGGAAACCACCAACCAGGAGAAGCCGATTTCCATCGCCATGCGCGAGATTCAGGCTGGGGTCGTGGAGGCTCATGAGATGGACTCCGAGGAGATCGCTGCTCAGGCCGCTGCGGCCCATGAGGCCCCGGCCATCGAACTCGATGACCCCTTCGCTGACCTCGCCGATCCGACCGACTGA
- the coaBC gene encoding bifunctional phosphopantothenoylcysteine decarboxylase/phosphopantothenate--cysteine ligase CoaBC, which yields MSVVVLGVGGGIAAYKACLLLRLLSEAGHEVHVVPTRAALEFVGRPTWEALSGHPVHTEVFDDVPGVEHIRLAERADVVVVAPATADLMARIAGGHADDLLTTTILATSAPVLLAPAMHTGMWHNPATIDNVATLRRHGVVVKDPASGRLTGKDSGPGRLPDPAEIAEFVELLLVCPDAAEALCRQDFSGKRFVISLGGTREAIDPVRYLGNSSSGRMGRAIAVLAAARGADVHVVAAHTDVAMPSCVDVTRIDSTEDLAQVMDDLAPGADVVIQAVAAADFAPVAAGVKIKKHEGDSAVGATTSLELHQTPDVLARISAQPVPHRVVVGFAAETAPDRAQLLELAQAKLARKGCDLLVVNDVSEGKVFGKVGTDVTVVHQQGPGRRVTGSKSQAALAILDEVHTLLASK from the coding sequence GTGAGTGTCGTCGTCCTTGGCGTCGGAGGAGGGATCGCGGCCTACAAGGCGTGTCTGCTCTTGCGGCTCCTCTCCGAGGCTGGCCATGAGGTCCACGTCGTCCCCACCAGGGCTGCTCTCGAATTCGTGGGTCGTCCCACGTGGGAGGCGTTGAGTGGACATCCGGTCCACACCGAGGTTTTCGACGACGTGCCCGGCGTCGAGCACATTCGCTTGGCTGAGCGTGCTGACGTGGTCGTCGTGGCCCCAGCGACCGCCGATCTCATGGCACGCATTGCTGGTGGTCACGCCGACGACCTCTTGACGACGACGATTCTCGCCACGTCCGCGCCGGTTCTGTTGGCTCCCGCCATGCATACCGGCATGTGGCACAATCCGGCCACCATCGACAATGTCGCGACCCTTCGCCGTCACGGCGTCGTCGTCAAGGATCCGGCTTCCGGGCGACTCACCGGCAAGGATTCTGGGCCGGGGCGTTTGCCTGATCCTGCCGAGATTGCCGAATTCGTCGAGTTGTTGCTGGTTTGCCCGGATGCTGCCGAGGCGCTGTGTCGTCAAGATTTTTCCGGCAAACGCTTCGTCATCTCGTTGGGGGGCACCCGCGAGGCCATCGACCCCGTGCGATACCTCGGGAACTCCTCGTCGGGACGCATGGGGCGAGCCATCGCTGTGCTGGCGGCTGCTCGAGGCGCGGACGTTCACGTCGTCGCAGCCCACACCGATGTCGCCATGCCGTCATGCGTTGACGTCACTCGAATCGACAGCACCGAGGATTTGGCTCAGGTCATGGATGACCTGGCACCAGGGGCCGACGTCGTCATCCAAGCCGTTGCTGCCGCCGATTTCGCGCCGGTGGCGGCCGGCGTCAAGATCAAGAAACACGAGGGGGACTCCGCCGTCGGCGCTACGACCTCCCTCGAACTCCACCAGACTCCCGACGTCCTGGCCCGAATCAGTGCCCAACCAGTACCGCATCGGGTCGTCGTCGGGTTTGCCGCCGAGACGGCACCTGATCGTGCCCAGCTCCTGGAGCTGGCGCAGGCCAAACTCGCCCGCAAGGGATGCGACCTTCTGGTCGTTAATGATGTGAGCGAGGGAAAGGTGTTCGGCAAGGTCGGCACCGACGTCACCGTGGTCCACCAGCAGGGGCCCGGTCGACGTGTCACCGGATCGAAGTCGCAGGCCGCACTGGCCATCCTCGACGAGGTCCACACGCTGCTGGCATCCAAGTAA
- the metK gene encoding methionine adenosyltransferase, translated as MPTRLFTSESVTEGHPDKIADAISDAVLDALLAEDPHSHAAVETVVTTGQVMVCGEVTTEAYVDIAGIARSRILDIGYDSSAKGFDGASCGVSVAIDAQSPDIAQGVTSAYETRHGSTDLVDAQGAGDQGLMFGYACTETPSLMPLPIDMAHALSLQLTKVRKEGALDYLCPDGKTQVTIRYDENDKPVAVDTVVVSSQHRDGVDIDATMTPDLRRLVIAPVLERYDLDHTDMRVLVNPTGKFVIGGPMGDAGLTGRKIIVDTYGGMARHGGGAFSGKDPSKVDRSAAYAMRWVAKNVVAAGLADRCECQVAYAIGAARPVGLRIDTFGTNHVPEVAIERAVTEVFDLRPGAIIRDLDLLRPIYSQLVAGGHFGRELPGVTWEKTDRADALAATAGH; from the coding sequence ATGCCCACTCGTCTGTTCACATCCGAATCGGTGACGGAAGGCCATCCCGACAAGATTGCTGACGCGATCTCCGACGCCGTCCTCGATGCTCTCCTTGCCGAGGATCCCCACTCCCATGCAGCCGTGGAAACTGTCGTGACGACCGGTCAGGTGATGGTCTGCGGTGAGGTCACCACTGAGGCCTATGTCGACATCGCCGGAATTGCTCGTTCCCGCATTCTCGACATCGGTTATGACTCTTCGGCCAAGGGCTTCGACGGTGCCTCCTGTGGCGTCTCGGTCGCGATTGACGCCCAGAGCCCCGACATTGCCCAGGGAGTGACCTCAGCCTACGAAACTCGGCATGGTTCCACTGACCTTGTCGACGCTCAGGGAGCTGGCGACCAGGGCCTGATGTTCGGATACGCCTGCACCGAGACCCCCTCCCTCATGCCCCTTCCGATCGACATGGCTCACGCCCTGTCCCTGCAGCTGACCAAGGTTCGCAAGGAGGGCGCGCTGGACTACCTGTGCCCCGATGGCAAGACCCAGGTGACGATCCGTTATGACGAGAACGACAAGCCAGTGGCGGTGGACACTGTGGTCGTTTCCAGCCAGCATCGTGACGGCGTCGACATCGACGCGACGATGACTCCAGATCTGCGTCGCCTGGTCATTGCCCCGGTGCTCGAACGTTACGACCTGGATCACACCGACATGAGGGTTCTGGTCAACCCGACAGGCAAATTCGTCATTGGCGGACCCATGGGTGATGCCGGTCTGACTGGTCGCAAGATCATCGTCGATACCTACGGTGGCATGGCCCGCCACGGTGGCGGTGCCTTCTCTGGCAAGGACCCCTCCAAGGTCGACCGTTCCGCTGCCTACGCCATGCGCTGGGTGGCCAAGAATGTCGTCGCCGCAGGGTTGGCCGACCGGTGCGAGTGCCAGGTGGCGTACGCCATCGGCGCCGCACGTCCGGTGGGTCTGCGCATCGACACCTTCGGGACCAACCACGTTCCCGAGGTCGCGATCGAGCGCGCTGTGACAGAGGTGTTCGACCTTCGTCCCGGCGCGATCATCAGGGACCTCGACCTGCTTCGCCCGATCTATTCCCAGCTGGTGGCCGGAGGCCATTTCGGACGCGAGCTGCCCGGCGTCACCTGGGAGAAGACGGACCGTGCCGACGCCTTGGCCGCGACTGCTGGTCATTGA
- a CDS encoding primosomal protein N' produces MTEPLLETTSWIAHVVVSSGLAHLDRPFDYLIPDDLVDRVTVGVRVRVKLAGRLCDGIVAAVDHDQEPGVKLSPVVTLVSEQVVSTPDQLRLSRAVADHWAGTLDEVLRWAIPTRHATTEAADPPPWPTPSATMPSGALRALADGRHFLDVVAAGERPRAHWRVTPVSGPGDDEGLGDWATGLLQAVCAALASGRTAIVCCPTVEAVSTLHSRFEAVLGAGTVAVLHADQPASTRWRHYLAVIRGMAKVVIGTRSAVMAPIANLGLVAVWDEGSDLHDEPRAPYLNTRDVAALRAQTDHCALLLASYSCSVRSASWLGSGWLVGIRADRQTTRSVCAPVRVPGDSDIALERDPLARSVRLPDLAMTTIRDGLMRGPVLVSVPRVGDLVSPSCSRCRTPVRCPSCGGPVTGRRTDIGVDLQCTWCGTGLPGWHCRGCGSTDVRSGIVGATTTAAELGRSFPKVPVVDSSGHHVRDSVDSAPRLVVATPGAEPVAESGYSCAVILDAVSSLSRPGLSAVEQTVDRWMAILALVRSVRDGGRAVIVGPSEVAAVQAMVRNDPVGWASRELDDRHEARFPPAIPCGLVDGDPHAVALALERLTEDMGNELEVLGPAPQPHRTGDSERHRIIVRPAGRLSVGQLSSALFRLRCKHTMNHELGSLRVVIDPVHLL; encoded by the coding sequence ATGACCGAACCACTGCTGGAGACGACCTCGTGGATTGCCCATGTCGTCGTCTCCTCTGGTTTGGCCCACCTTGACCGCCCCTTCGACTACCTCATCCCTGATGACCTCGTCGATCGGGTCACGGTGGGTGTGCGGGTGCGGGTGAAACTCGCGGGACGGCTGTGTGACGGCATTGTGGCGGCTGTCGATCACGACCAGGAACCAGGGGTCAAGCTCTCCCCGGTCGTCACCCTGGTCTCCGAGCAGGTGGTGTCGACCCCAGACCAGCTGAGGCTGTCACGCGCGGTGGCCGATCACTGGGCCGGCACCCTCGACGAGGTGTTGAGGTGGGCCATTCCGACCCGTCACGCGACGACAGAGGCGGCCGACCCGCCACCGTGGCCCACACCATCGGCGACGATGCCCTCGGGCGCCTTGCGTGCGCTGGCTGACGGACGTCATTTCCTCGACGTGGTGGCAGCCGGCGAACGGCCCAGGGCCCATTGGCGGGTCACGCCGGTGAGTGGACCGGGAGATGACGAAGGTCTGGGGGATTGGGCCACTGGCCTGTTACAGGCCGTCTGTGCTGCCCTGGCCTCCGGGCGCACTGCCATCGTGTGCTGCCCGACGGTGGAGGCCGTCAGCACCCTCCATTCCAGGTTCGAAGCGGTTCTGGGAGCTGGAACGGTGGCCGTCCTTCATGCTGATCAGCCGGCGTCGACGAGGTGGCGCCACTATCTGGCCGTCATTCGGGGCATGGCCAAGGTTGTCATCGGCACCAGGTCAGCCGTCATGGCCCCCATCGCGAATCTTGGACTGGTCGCAGTGTGGGACGAGGGCTCCGACCTGCATGACGAACCGCGAGCTCCTTATCTGAACACCCGTGATGTCGCTGCTCTGAGGGCCCAGACCGACCACTGCGCCCTGCTCCTGGCCAGCTATTCCTGCTCAGTGCGCAGCGCGTCGTGGTTGGGGTCGGGCTGGCTGGTCGGCATCCGGGCAGACCGTCAGACGACACGATCGGTGTGCGCGCCGGTACGCGTCCCAGGTGATTCCGACATCGCCTTGGAACGCGATCCCCTGGCCCGATCGGTCCGGCTGCCTGATCTGGCCATGACGACGATCCGTGACGGGTTGATGCGTGGACCGGTGCTGGTGTCGGTGCCTCGAGTCGGCGATTTGGTGTCGCCGTCCTGTTCGCGGTGTCGGACTCCGGTGAGGTGTCCATCCTGTGGCGGTCCGGTGACAGGGCGACGTACTGACATCGGGGTCGACCTGCAGTGCACGTGGTGCGGCACCGGGCTACCTGGGTGGCATTGTCGCGGGTGCGGCTCGACTGACGTGAGGTCGGGAATTGTCGGTGCGACGACGACAGCCGCGGAATTGGGCCGCTCTTTCCCGAAGGTGCCCGTCGTCGATTCCTCAGGACACCACGTACGAGACAGCGTCGACTCAGCCCCACGGCTCGTCGTGGCCACACCGGGAGCCGAGCCCGTGGCCGAATCGGGATACTCCTGCGCCGTCATCCTCGACGCGGTGTCCTCCCTGTCCCGACCAGGGCTGTCGGCGGTGGAACAGACCGTTGACCGTTGGATGGCGATCCTGGCCCTCGTCAGGTCAGTTCGCGATGGCGGGCGAGCGGTCATCGTTGGCCCCTCCGAGGTTGCCGCAGTGCAGGCCATGGTCCGCAACGATCCCGTCGGCTGGGCCAGCCGCGAACTCGATGACCGGCACGAGGCCCGGTTTCCACCGGCGATTCCCTGTGGACTTGTCGACGGTGATCCGCACGCGGTGGCCCTGGCCCTCGAGCGACTGACCGAGGACATGGGCAACGAGCTGGAGGTGCTGGGACCCGCCCCCCAGCCTCACCGAACTGGCGACAGCGAACGTCACCGGATCATCGTGCGTCCGGCGGGTCGACTCTCCGTCGGTCAGTTGTCCTCGGCGTTGTTCCGTCTACGTTGCAAGCACACCATGAACCACGAACTCGGTAGTCTGCGCGTCGTCATCGATCCGGTCCATCTGCTGTGA
- the fmt gene encoding methionyl-tRNA formyltransferase, translating into MKLLFAGTPDVAVPTLTALVDDPRHEVVAVLTRPDAAVGRHRTPRPSPVGKAADDLGIPVIKASSVKRAPGHDAVASLDIDAAVVVAYGGLVPADLLAGPRHGWINLHFSLLPRWRGAAPVQRAIMAGDVETGACVFQLVEDLDAGPVYRCLTVPIGETTTAGELLDELADSATLLVLQTLDDIEAGVPPIPQPTEGVTTAPQIHPDDVRIDLTASGEQIDHLVRGASPAPGAWAELEGKRFKVLRTRCLGPDATVPDTVAQAQPGQLVATRKQLFLGTASRPLELLQVQPFGKKVMDGAAWARGAGIDAGTRLR; encoded by the coding sequence GTGAAATTACTGTTCGCTGGCACCCCGGACGTGGCCGTCCCCACTCTGACGGCCCTTGTTGACGACCCGCGCCATGAGGTCGTTGCCGTCCTGACCCGGCCTGACGCTGCGGTCGGACGGCACCGAACACCGCGTCCGTCCCCAGTCGGGAAAGCTGCCGATGATCTCGGCATTCCGGTCATCAAGGCATCCAGCGTGAAGCGTGCCCCGGGCCACGACGCCGTCGCATCCCTCGACATTGATGCCGCCGTCGTGGTCGCTTATGGCGGTCTGGTTCCTGCCGATCTGCTGGCCGGGCCGCGCCATGGCTGGATCAACCTGCATTTTTCCCTGCTGCCACGCTGGAGGGGCGCTGCCCCGGTGCAGCGGGCCATCATGGCTGGCGATGTTGAGACAGGTGCCTGCGTCTTCCAGCTGGTCGAAGACCTCGACGCCGGACCGGTGTATCGCTGTCTGACAGTGCCGATCGGGGAGACGACGACGGCCGGCGAACTCCTGGACGAGTTGGCTGACAGCGCCACCCTGTTGGTGCTCCAAACCCTCGATGACATTGAGGCCGGCGTCCCCCCGATTCCTCAGCCAACTGAAGGAGTGACGACCGCCCCGCAGATTCATCCCGATGACGTTCGCATTGATCTGACGGCTTCGGGCGAGCAGATCGATCATCTGGTCCGTGGCGCATCCCCGGCTCCAGGAGCGTGGGCGGAACTCGAAGGCAAACGTTTCAAGGTGCTACGCACCCGCTGCCTTGGCCCCGACGCGACAGTCCCCGACACCGTGGCGCAGGCCCAACCGGGCCAGCTCGTCGCCACCCGAAAGCAGCTCTTCCTCGGCACGGCCTCACGTCCTCTCGAGCTGTTGCAGGTCCAGCCTTTCGGCAAGAAGGTCATGGATGGTGCGGCTTGGGCGCGAGGCGCCGGTATCGATGCCGGAACCAGGCTGCGATGA
- a CDS encoding RsmB/NOP family class I SAM-dependent RNA methyltransferase: MTQRPHQKRRKADPARRLAYTALLAVETRGAYANLALADQLRATNMTGRDAAFATELVDGTSRGSGTWDRIIASASGRDPAKLQPGVRVILRMAAHQILAMRVPTRAAVASSVDLAGQVVGERVTGLVNAVSRRISTHSLEEWAKEIGGNDSLDVMALRALHPTWIVKAFQDRLGSDEVEAGLLADNEAPVPTLVIRPGLADRQELLGDGGTATAYSPWGVRRPGNPADLDAIRQGRAGVQDEGSQLVVLALLRAAQAHGAFGQWLDLCAGPGGKSALLAGLAAQHDSSLTAIELHQHRAELVQQALAPIPGIHRVVTADATNPPVPSQSFDLVLADVPCSGLGSLRRRAESRWRRTPSDVKELTVLQRRLLTSAVNLTKPGGVIGYVTCSPHRAETVDIMDFAQRNLPVDLLDAPAMIPEVPNTAARGNARMIQLWPHRHGTDAMFCALLRIRDK; this comes from the coding sequence ATGACTCAGCGTCCGCATCAGAAACGTCGCAAGGCTGATCCGGCGCGACGACTGGCGTACACCGCGTTGCTGGCGGTCGAGACTCGGGGTGCCTATGCCAATCTCGCCCTGGCTGACCAGTTGCGGGCCACCAACATGACTGGTCGTGACGCGGCGTTCGCGACCGAGCTCGTCGACGGTACCTCTCGGGGATCGGGTACCTGGGACCGCATCATTGCGTCCGCGTCCGGGCGCGACCCAGCCAAACTCCAGCCGGGAGTACGCGTGATCCTGCGCATGGCGGCACACCAGATCCTTGCCATGAGGGTACCCACCCGGGCTGCTGTGGCATCGTCGGTTGACCTGGCCGGTCAGGTCGTCGGGGAACGGGTGACCGGTCTTGTCAACGCGGTGTCCCGACGTATCAGCACCCACAGCCTTGAGGAATGGGCCAAGGAGATTGGTGGGAATGACAGCCTTGACGTCATGGCCCTGCGGGCCCTGCATCCGACGTGGATCGTCAAGGCCTTCCAGGATCGTCTTGGAAGTGACGAGGTGGAGGCAGGCCTGCTGGCCGACAACGAGGCGCCGGTCCCGACCCTCGTCATTCGTCCTGGCCTGGCCGATCGTCAGGAGCTTCTCGGCGATGGCGGGACTGCGACTGCGTACTCGCCATGGGGAGTACGGCGACCAGGCAATCCCGCCGACCTCGACGCCATCCGGCAGGGACGTGCCGGGGTCCAGGATGAGGGATCCCAGCTCGTCGTCCTGGCGCTGCTGAGGGCGGCCCAAGCTCACGGTGCATTCGGCCAATGGCTCGACCTGTGCGCCGGACCCGGTGGTAAATCGGCACTGCTTGCTGGTCTGGCGGCTCAGCACGATTCCTCTCTGACCGCCATTGAACTTCATCAGCACCGGGCTGAGCTCGTGCAACAGGCACTGGCACCGATTCCAGGTATTCATCGGGTGGTCACCGCTGACGCAACAAATCCTCCCGTGCCGTCACAGTCGTTCGACCTCGTGCTGGCTGACGTGCCCTGCTCTGGGCTGGGTTCACTGCGGCGGCGCGCTGAGTCGCGGTGGCGTCGCACCCCTTCCGACGTCAAGGAACTGACAGTCCTTCAGCGCCGTCTGCTGACCTCGGCGGTGAACCTCACCAAGCCCGGCGGAGTCATCGGGTACGTCACTTGTTCGCCTCACCGCGCCGAGACCGTCGACATCATGGATTTCGCGCAACGCAATCTGCCTGTTGACCTCCTCGACGCCCCGGCTATGATTCCCGAGGTTCCCAACACTGCTGCTCGTGGTAATGCGCGCATGATCCAGCTGTGGCCCCACCGTCACGGCACCGATGCCATGTTCTGCGCATTGTTGCGTATACGCGACAAGTGA
- a CDS encoding CAMP factor family pore-forming toxin (The term CAMP (Christie, Atkins, Munch-Petersen) factor is used for toxins encoded in group A and B Streptococcus, but expressed well enough to give a positive CAMP test only in GBS. Related toxins are found in Propionibacterium acnes and other bacterial species.) has product MRIKLIAAPLVAGAMLAPAALSTPAAHAAVPAVSTVSSNTSDAHALLGDVIDRIDSLTNDLKDAKASMSPKEVIDTISDLLKQAKALKAQLEKVIKGVTLLVKSIPARVELFLAMCDTTHTATLTIQDKVQNAHTVVFDEIAHAINVLISLDSTPAQLTDEVAALNKALATAQAMPDLKPNDVATKFVRAKLGRLMSQVRFDRNTCVTKYKDHDTVRLLNRAIDRAGLVRGNAWVRVSEVDQAMKDLEAAYQDALKAPNKENAPASPSVCMPAANAPVTFA; this is encoded by the coding sequence ATGAGGATCAAGTTGATCGCCGCCCCACTGGTTGCCGGTGCCATGCTGGCTCCAGCCGCTCTTTCCACCCCCGCGGCTCACGCTGCCGTGCCGGCTGTTTCCACCGTGTCGAGTAATACCTCTGATGCACACGCATTGCTCGGCGATGTCATTGATCGTATTGACTCGCTGACCAATGATCTCAAGGACGCCAAGGCCTCTATGTCTCCCAAGGAGGTCATTGATACCATTTCGGACCTCCTGAAGCAGGCCAAGGCTCTCAAGGCTCAGCTTGAGAAGGTCATCAAGGGAGTCACCCTCCTCGTCAAGTCGATTCCGGCTCGTGTCGAGTTGTTCCTGGCTATGTGCGACACCACGCACACCGCAACTCTCACCATTCAGGACAAGGTGCAGAACGCGCATACTGTCGTGTTCGATGAGATTGCCCACGCCATCAACGTGCTGATCTCCCTTGACTCCACCCCCGCGCAGTTGACCGACGAGGTGGCTGCACTCAACAAGGCTCTCGCTACAGCTCAGGCCATGCCCGACCTCAAGCCGAACGATGTTGCCACCAAGTTCGTGCGTGCCAAACTGGGACGCTTGATGTCGCAAGTTCGGTTTGACCGTAACACGTGCGTCACCAAGTACAAGGACCACGACACCGTCCGTCTGCTCAATCGTGCCATCGACAGGGCTGGGCTTGTCCGGGGTAACGCATGGGTGCGGGTCTCCGAAGTCGACCAGGCCATGAAGGACCTCGAGGCCGCCTACCAGGATGCCCTCAAGGCCCCGAACAAGGAGAACGCCCCGGCCTCGCCATCCGTCTGCATGCCGGCTGCCAATGCTCCGGTAACTTTCGCCTGA